DNA from Thermovirga sp.:
TCGAAGTCGAGCAATTCCGCCATCATGCTCTGGTACTCAAAGAGAACCTGGAAACGTCCATGGTCCTCGTAGGGTTCTCCCGCATAGGCCGTCAGGAACTCCGATCTTCCGATAATCTCGTCTACCACGGCCGGGACATGGTGATCGTAGCATCCGGCACCCAGGAAACTGAGATATTCCCCGGCGGTGACGTTCCTGGCCAGGATCCCTTCCACGTGTCTCTTGAGATCCGCTTCGGCGGGGAACGGCTCGGGAAGGTTCATCCTGCCCTTCATCCTGATCTCGTCGGGGATGTCGCCAAGCAAGTCGTCGACGCAATCAACACCTATATCCCTGACCATCGCCTCCCTGGTGCCGGGTTCGGAATTGGGGATATAGGGGTAAACCCTTCTCTTTCCGGTCATGGCAATTTACCTCCTGTCTTCACTTGTCAGGCCGTCCCGCCGCCGTCGACGACGAGGTTGGCCCCGGTGACCCAAGGCGAAAGCCCGCTCACCAGGAAATAGACGGCCATGGCGATATCCTCGGGGGTTCCAAGCCTTTTCAGCGGCCTGTCGGCGCTTTCCTCGAGCCATTCCTCCTCGACGATGCCAAGTTGCCTGGCCTCGTCGCGGAGAAGAGGCGTATCGGTGTCACCGGGAGAAACGGAGTTGACCCGGATATTCTGCGGACCGTGATC
Protein-coding regions in this window:
- a CDS encoding SDR family oxidoreductase, with the translated sequence GIIRRKDVLELSEKEWDLSIDVTLKSIYLVSRYLIPFMARNGGGSIVNIASGWGIKGGPKAVSYCAAKGGVVNMTRAMAIDHGPQNIRVNSVSPGDTDTPLLRDEARQLGIVEEEWLEESADRPLKRLGTPEDIAMAVYFLVSGLSPWVTGANLVVDGGGTA